A stretch of Petrotoga olearia DSM 13574 DNA encodes these proteins:
- a CDS encoding LptF/LptG family permease: MKKLFKYISIEFIPPFFMGLIAFIVFVSLELLYQLSEIIVRNNVGFSKLLILIWYHLPYFISMGIPVGVLFGIFWVISKLSSANEIIALQTLGIPMKKLIIPFMTISLLLSFFTFALFDTIVPQSNYKAKEAMARYVYQRPQAQIEENQFVDVGDGRYLFVKQIDRESGILYDVLLYEVKKDYTAVFNAKQAQKGSDGWYMKNGRMFRTNKDGFLDLDITFDQLQLDIQEDVEEFLNFSKSANEMTSKELREKITTFSKLGLDVSGLIVSYQSKFANSLAPLVICILGTALSLFLNLTSKSWSVITTFVLVIIYQGSGAWLSALGKEKIINPTISVWIPNIIFGIIGAFLFFMLDTRASYKLLEPLKRIFSVILFILVGSSFFSAPVNINSQNFFLKDDLLFLEGDVFVEYEGSTIKADSAQGELNEDGTIKAATFYGNISYRYEDISIQASEITVNFEEDSAVFLNSYTIQKYKGDKEVEVRIWSESIQKPMQENIIETNKTQLTTCEDCITYYFSARKVDIFPGYFLIARDVVLSFFGVPVLYLPFYFQSLSEDEKEPMSLTFGYDNNEFSLLTEINYKFKNGSKVHLSYNTVNDLATQETDKEVTLKYGVPFLYGSLYLFTSLNSPNTYDNNLGVSYQFFEDNKASEIAKLELQLEPATEKKSLSLNIPKLQTNLGDLKNIRSHIYWDPKGFDDILFLNVESTAFQKRYGRSLISLSKLKLNSHSYGDISDLSMPEIWNTKETEIDISGKYNFYETFARMYGNFDYAYTTVGTETTKNRLTTKNTFSYKDTLYEIKNNNFDLKFNMEDTINFNYYNDFIPGETYSSGKSLFNYSLKPGIDINLGAFQVGNSLEYVKVLENSLTPSATDELNYNDYVGYSFSIFDKNLTNSSRLSRSFDLRNTENFPDLQKLELQTQTNINLLNTKNTLQTKTEFDISDLNKIQPDTTNVKLTNVIGLLTHRSEFDYHHQEEIKIDYIENREILRYNRNRLQFDYDLYINEKTFTKMVPELLTYFLFYYDGNKIYGDFDMKEEYTLYDLDINFLEKSSNYSFGIETTYRISDYLKTGFHINNRDKSEFAKINFNYDIEDQSVNFTEFEIQKQIVCWTLNLQSKFSLLPQFDLTSFRISFFINYIPDKNISYGDDGFEFGLM; the protein is encoded by the coding sequence ATGAAAAAGCTCTTCAAATACATTTCGATAGAATTCATACCTCCATTTTTTATGGGATTAATAGCTTTTATAGTCTTTGTTAGCTTGGAGTTACTTTACCAACTATCAGAAATAATTGTTAGAAACAATGTAGGATTTTCAAAACTACTGATATTGATTTGGTATCATCTACCGTATTTTATCTCCATGGGAATTCCTGTGGGAGTGCTGTTTGGTATATTTTGGGTTATTTCAAAACTCTCCTCTGCAAACGAAATAATCGCTCTACAAACGCTGGGAATACCAATGAAGAAATTAATTATACCTTTTATGACAATTTCTCTATTGTTATCTTTTTTTACATTTGCTCTCTTCGACACAATCGTACCACAATCAAACTACAAGGCAAAAGAAGCGATGGCTCGGTACGTTTATCAAAGACCTCAAGCACAGATCGAAGAAAACCAATTTGTTGATGTTGGCGATGGAAGATACCTCTTTGTAAAACAAATAGATAGAGAAAGTGGGATTTTATACGACGTACTCTTATACGAGGTAAAAAAAGATTACACTGCCGTTTTCAACGCTAAGCAAGCTCAAAAAGGCTCCGACGGTTGGTACATGAAAAATGGAAGGATGTTTAGAACTAACAAAGATGGATTTCTAGACTTAGACATTACTTTTGACCAATTGCAACTCGATATCCAAGAAGATGTCGAAGAATTTCTGAACTTCTCTAAAAGCGCTAACGAAATGACCTCAAAAGAACTAAGAGAAAAAATAACTACTTTTTCCAAACTTGGGTTGGATGTCTCTGGTTTAATAGTTTCCTATCAGTCAAAATTTGCTAACTCGTTGGCTCCCTTAGTAATTTGTATTTTAGGAACTGCCTTATCCCTGTTTTTAAACCTAACAAGTAAATCATGGAGTGTAATTACAACGTTTGTGTTGGTCATAATTTATCAAGGCTCTGGTGCTTGGTTGTCTGCTTTGGGAAAAGAGAAAATAATAAATCCAACGATATCCGTTTGGATTCCCAACATAATATTTGGCATTATTGGTGCTTTTCTATTCTTTATGTTGGATACAAGAGCATCTTATAAACTTTTAGAGCCTCTGAAAAGAATCTTTTCTGTAATATTGTTTATTTTAGTCGGTTCTTCCTTTTTTTCTGCACCGGTGAATATAAACAGTCAAAATTTTTTCTTAAAAGATGATCTATTATTTTTAGAAGGAGACGTCTTTGTAGAATATGAAGGCTCTACGATAAAGGCTGACTCAGCTCAAGGTGAATTAAATGAAGATGGAACAATTAAAGCAGCAACCTTCTATGGAAATATCAGTTATAGATATGAAGATATATCTATACAAGCCTCAGAAATAACCGTAAACTTCGAGGAAGATTCAGCAGTCTTCTTAAATTCCTATACCATACAAAAGTATAAGGGAGATAAAGAAGTAGAGGTACGCATATGGTCTGAAAGTATTCAAAAACCTATGCAAGAGAATATAATAGAAACAAATAAGACCCAATTAACTACGTGTGAGGATTGTATAACTTATTATTTTTCAGCTCGAAAGGTCGACATTTTCCCAGGATATTTTTTGATAGCCCGCGACGTTGTGCTCAGTTTTTTTGGAGTCCCTGTTCTATACCTACCTTTCTATTTTCAAAGTTTATCAGAAGATGAAAAAGAACCCATGTCTCTCACCTTTGGATACGATAACAACGAATTTTCACTACTAACAGAAATAAATTATAAGTTTAAAAATGGATCGAAGGTTCATTTATCTTACAACACAGTCAACGATCTAGCCACACAAGAAACAGATAAAGAAGTGACCCTAAAATACGGTGTCCCTTTTTTATATGGAAGTTTGTATCTCTTTACAAGTCTGAATTCCCCAAATACATACGATAACAACTTAGGTGTTTCATACCAATTTTTCGAAGATAACAAAGCCAGTGAAATTGCCAAATTAGAGCTTCAACTTGAACCGGCAACAGAAAAAAAATCTTTGTCGTTAAATATCCCAAAACTACAAACGAATTTGGGAGATCTTAAAAATATAAGATCACACATTTATTGGGATCCAAAAGGATTTGATGATATTCTTTTTTTAAACGTCGAATCTACAGCTTTTCAAAAAAGATATGGGAGATCTCTGATCTCACTGTCCAAACTTAAGCTCAACTCTCATTCATATGGAGACATATCCGATCTTTCAATGCCCGAGATATGGAATACGAAAGAGACTGAAATAGACATATCAGGAAAATACAACTTCTATGAAACATTTGCCAGAATGTATGGCAACTTTGATTACGCTTATACAACCGTCGGAACGGAAACCACCAAAAATCGATTAACAACAAAAAACACTTTCTCTTACAAAGATACCCTTTATGAAATTAAAAATAATAATTTCGATTTAAAATTCAACATGGAAGATACGATTAATTTCAACTATTATAATGACTTTATACCTGGTGAAACCTACTCTTCTGGAAAATCGCTTTTTAATTACTCTTTAAAACCTGGAATAGATATTAATTTAGGTGCTTTTCAAGTTGGTAACTCCTTAGAATACGTAAAGGTCTTAGAAAACTCTCTCACTCCCTCTGCCACGGACGAATTGAATTACAACGATTACGTAGGATATTCTTTCTCCATATTCGACAAAAATCTTACGAATTCCTCAAGGTTAAGTAGAAGCTTTGATCTAAGAAATACTGAAAACTTCCCCGATTTGCAAAAACTAGAACTTCAAACTCAAACCAACATAAATTTATTAAACACAAAAAATACCTTACAAACAAAAACAGAATTTGATATTTCAGATCTTAATAAGATCCAGCCAGATACCACAAACGTCAAACTAACCAACGTTATTGGCCTTTTAACACATAGAAGTGAATTTGATTATCACCATCAAGAAGAGATTAAGATTGATTATATTGAAAACAGAGAAATTTTGAGGTACAATAGAAATCGACTACAATTTGATTATGACTTATATATTAATGAAAAAACTTTTACCAAAATGGTTCCAGAACTTTTAACATATTTTCTTTTTTATTATGATGGTAACAAGATTTATGGAGATTTTGACATGAAGGAAGAGTACACTCTTTACGACTTAGACATAAATTTCTTAGAAAAAAGTTCGAATTATTCTTTTGGAATCGAGACAACCTACCGTATTTCTGATTATCTAAAAACGGGGTTCCACATAAACAACAGGGATAAAAGTGAATTCGCAAAAATTAACTTCAATTATGATATAGAGGATCAAAGCGTGAATTTTACAGAGTTTGAAATACAAAAACAAATTGTATGCTGGACGTTGAACTTACAGTCTAAGTTTTCCTTATTACCTCAATTTGATTTAACCTCGTTCAGAATATCTTTTTTTATCAATTATATACCTGATAAAAATATCTCTTATGGTGATGATGGGTTTGAATTTGGATTAATGTGA
- a CDS encoding phosphate signaling complex PhoU family protein, with protein sequence MFKKENVSQINSISLNRLTRYLNNVLRMGRIVQEMYYKFEDAYIERNDKLSKEIINQDDRLDFIEASLNYESVILLSSGNYTGIYLKACFMSSKLVQIFENMGDICEKNAKLIIEILKTPSAVNATNFEDSLELTKENLSNVLSLLSDLINIKATKLMTDQVKESFFEKAKKSCILNEEVKGLIDAYKSYLYKAKESIKSASLHIEVLNNLTDFSDFITNISENIIWALTGEFYKCRNNGLELFYFLGEENQ encoded by the coding sequence TTGTTCAAAAAAGAGAATGTTAGCCAAATCAACAGTATCAGTTTGAATCGATTGACACGATATTTAAATAATGTTTTGAGAATGGGCAGAATAGTTCAAGAAATGTACTATAAATTTGAGGATGCTTATATAGAAAGAAACGATAAATTATCAAAAGAAATAATAAATCAAGACGATAGATTAGATTTCATTGAAGCAAGCCTGAATTATGAAAGCGTTATCTTATTGTCTTCTGGTAATTACACAGGGATTTACTTAAAAGCTTGTTTCATGAGCTCAAAATTAGTTCAAATATTTGAAAACATGGGTGATATATGCGAAAAAAATGCCAAATTAATAATCGAAATACTCAAAACCCCTTCTGCTGTAAACGCTACAAATTTTGAAGATAGCTTGGAACTGACCAAAGAGAATCTTTCAAATGTTTTATCCTTGTTATCAGATTTGATCAATATCAAAGCAACCAAATTGATGACAGATCAAGTAAAAGAAAGTTTTTTTGAGAAAGCGAAGAAAAGTTGTATTCTCAACGAGGAAGTAAAGGGGCTTATCGATGCTTACAAATCATATTTGTACAAAGCCAAAGAATCTATTAAATCCGCTTCACTTCATATAGAAGTACTAAACAATTTAACTGACTTTTCTGATTTCATCACAAACATCTCTGAAAATATTATTTGGGCGTTAACAGGGGAATTTTACAAATGTAGAAATAACGGTTTAGAACTCTTCTATTTCTTGGGAGAAGAAAACCAATGA
- a CDS encoding NAD(+)/NADH kinase, with product MKIIIFYNPLKLSKDNLEQNILKPFNESGIEVLDYASAGSTLEEEQAKVADFFVVFGGDGTVLKIAEIAAIFSKPVIAVNTGNLGFLSSYSSSEIKELIEDIQKENISFSFRHLLECHVGTKKVVVLNDIVLLKSQPLGTMNVDVKLQEHTLFSFSGDGLIVSTPTGSTAYALSAGGPIIHPELNVIQLIPLAAHALNIRPFIAPPTQKIEIILKNMSKGFAYVTGDGDIIHRMEPAMSVYVTSSELTIKLAQRNGNNYLNALDKKLGFGRRFE from the coding sequence ATGAAGATCATTATCTTTTACAATCCACTTAAGCTTTCTAAGGATAACCTTGAACAAAACATATTAAAACCTTTCAATGAAAGTGGTATCGAGGTTCTTGATTACGCTTCTGCTGGTTCTACCTTAGAGGAAGAGCAAGCCAAAGTAGCTGATTTTTTCGTGGTTTTTGGGGGAGATGGGACGGTCTTGAAAATAGCTGAAATTGCCGCAATATTTTCAAAGCCGGTAATAGCCGTTAATACTGGAAATTTAGGTTTCTTGAGTTCTTATTCCAGTTCTGAGATAAAAGAGTTAATCGAAGATATACAAAAAGAAAATATTTCTTTTTCATTTAGGCACCTTTTAGAATGTCATGTTGGCACCAAAAAAGTCGTTGTTTTAAACGATATCGTCTTGTTGAAAAGTCAGCCTTTAGGAACTATGAACGTTGATGTAAAACTTCAGGAACACACTTTATTTTCATTCTCTGGAGATGGATTAATTGTATCAACACCAACAGGATCCACAGCCTATGCCTTATCTGCTGGAGGTCCTATAATTCACCCTGAGTTGAACGTTATTCAACTCATCCCATTAGCTGCCCATGCCCTCAACATTAGGCCATTCATAGCTCCCCCAACACAAAAGATAGAGATCATTTTGAAAAACATGAGCAAAGGTTTTGCATATGTAACAGGCGATGGAGATATCATTCATAGGATGGAACCAGCAATGTCGGTATATGTAACTTCCAGTGAGCTAACGATAAAATTAGCCCAAAGAAATGGCAACAATTATCTCAATGCGTTGGATAAAAAATTAGGGTTTGGTCGAAGGTTTGAATAA
- a CDS encoding YggT family protein yields MFVIANLLIALASILRIVIVFFEFCIIVSALLSFIIPFQYNRFRGFVDSVANIILNPIRRFIPTVIGNIDLSPMIAFLILMFLDRFLVQSLLDLGYRLGV; encoded by the coding sequence ATGTTTGTAATAGCAAACCTTTTAATAGCACTAGCAAGTATATTAAGAATAGTAATAGTATTTTTTGAATTTTGTATAATTGTATCCGCTTTATTAAGTTTCATAATACCCTTCCAATACAACAGATTTCGAGGTTTTGTTGATTCTGTTGCTAATATAATTTTAAATCCTATACGAAGATTTATACCCACGGTTATAGGCAACATCGATCTATCTCCGATGATTGCTTTTTTGATATTGATGTTTTTAGATAGATTTTTAGTACAATCTCTATTGGACTTAGGTTATAGGCTTGGAGTGTGA